The nucleotide sequence AGCGTGGCGAGCGGGCCCGCCGACCGAATGCGCCAAGTCCTGCACGAACTGCGCACCCCGGTGAACGCCATTCAGGGCTTCGCCGAAATCATCCAGCAGCAGCTATTCGGTCCGGCGCCGAACACGTATCGGGCGCTCTCCGCCGCGGTGGGAGTCGATTCGGCCCGTCTGCTCGCGGGCTTCGACGAGATCGACCGGGTCGTGCGGCTGGAGAGCGGGGAAGCCGAGCTTTCCGAAAACGGTTGCAACTTGCGGCTGGCAATCGAGCGCACGCTCAAGCGCCTCGAGGGCGTTACCCGTCCGCGCGGCGCGAGGATGCGCCTGCTGGTTTCCGGCGAGGGCTTCGCGGTCCGTCTCGGGGAAGACGACGGCGCGGTGCTCGGCTGGCGCATCCTGGCCACGCTGGCCGGATCGCTGGCGCCCGGCGAGGTCATCGAACTGACCCTGAGCGGCTCGCGCGAGTGGGTTACGCTGACGATGGACCTGCCGGTCGGCCTTGCCGCCGACGACCCGTTCGGCGCGGCCGCCCCGGCCCAGGCGCCGGCGGTCACTGCAGGCATGTTCGGCAGCGGCTTCACCCTGCGTCTGGCACGCGCCGAGGCGATAGCGGCCGGCGGATCGCTGACGGTCGAGGACGATACACTGGTCCTCTCGCTGCCAGCCTTGACCGGCTCCGCCGCCGGGCATAGCGGTGGCGCCGTATCGACCGCCTGAGCGGCCGCGGAAAGGTGCCAGCGCCCATGCACGCGATTACCGATCCACCGTCGCCGGGATCGCATGCGCGCTTCGACGCGCAGTTCGGCCGCCGCTTCATCCTGACCGTGGATACCGAGGAGGAATTCGACTGGTCGAAGCCGCTCGCACGGGAGGGCCATACGCTCGACCACCTGACCCGGCTGGCCAAGTTCCAGACTTTCTGCGAGGCGCTCGACGTGGTCCCGATCTATCTCGTCGACTGGCCGATTGCGACGTCGAAACTCGCCGCCGAAATACTCCGCCCGTCCGTCCTAGCCGGCAAGGCGGAGGTCGGAGTCCAGCTGCACCCCTGGGTCAATCCACCGTACGACGAGGAGGTGACCCCAGCCAATAGCTTTGCCGGCAACCTGCCCCGCGAACTCGAGGCGGCCAAGCTCGGCAACTTGCGCGATAGGATCGAGCAGGCTTTCGGCACGGCGCCGCTTATCTACCGCGCCGGGCGCTATGGGACGGGTCCGAACACCGCGCAGATTCTCAGCGACGAGGGGATCGCGATCGACACCTCGGTGCGGGCCAACTTCGATTATTCGGCCGGCGCCGGTCCCGATTATAGCCGTCACCCGCTGTCCCCCTATTGGCTCGATGGCGAACGCACCCTGCTCGAACTGCCGCTGACCACGGTCTACTGGGGCATGCTGCGCCGCCAGGGGCGCGCACTGTATCCGCTCAGCCAGCGCGTGCCGCACCTGCCCGGCGTGCTTTCGCGCCTCGGATTGCTCGAACGCATCTCGCTCACGCCCGAAGGCGTCGGCATAGACGAGGCGATCCGTGCCATCGACATCGCGGTCGACGACGGGCTGCCGCTGCTGGTGTTTTCCTTTCACAGCCCTTCGCTGCAGCCCGGTCACACGCCCTACGTGCGCTCCGACCGCGACCTCGACGCGCTGTACGGCTGGTTCCGCGAGGCCTTCGCCTATTGCGAGCGCTGCGGCGTCGCCCCGACCAGCGTCGGCGGAATCATGCAGTCCGTGATGCGCTAGGACGCTTGCCAGCCGCCGGAGCGCAGCCTAAGCGGTGCGCCGCGCAAGCGGGTCGGGGCCTGTAGCTCAGCGGTTAGAGCTGGCCGCTCATAACGGCTAGGTCGCGGGTTCGAATCCTGCCGGGCCCACCACCGCAGCGCGCGAAACGAGGTCGGGGAGTAGCGCAGCCTGGTAGCGCATCTGCTTTGGGAGCAGAGGTCCGATCATTCGTCATTGGCGGCTTTCCTTGTGTTTTCGGCGCTCTCATCGAGCGGTTCGGGACTATTCCGGGACTCGGCTGCAATCATCGCCTCGCGCACGCTGTCTTCGCCCGGGTGGAAATAGCGCTGCGTCGTCCGGTAATCGGAGTGACCGAGCAATTGGTTTGCGGCCTCGATCGATCCGGTACGAGTCGCGGCGGTGTGGCGGTTGTCGTGGAACCGGTAGCCTTCGATCCCAGCCTCTTTGAGCGCCTTGCGCCACTTGCGATCCCATCCCTGCCGGCTGAACGGGTAGCGCTGCCCCTTTACCCGCTGCGGCCGATCATCGCGGCGCGGTGCCGACCGTTCGGCAACATAGGTGAACACCTGGGCACAGGCCTTCGGCTGATTGGCGATCATGGCGATCAGCTGCGGAGTGAGCGGGAACGTGTGCCGCCGGCCGCCCTTCGCCCAGACCGTAGCTCTCGCCTGCGCGAGGTCCACGTCAGACCAACGCAGGGTGACGATCTCGCTCTTGCGCTGGCCTGACAGGAGAGCGAAGCGCACGATCGGTTTAAGGCTTTCAGGAAGCGCGGCGAAAAGGCGATGCTCTTCCTCGGCCGAGAGGGTGCGCGTTACCGGCTTGGGCTCGCGCAGCTTGACCTCTTTCCATTTGATCGATGGCGCTTCGAAGTCGCGAGCCTCGTGCCATTCGATGACGCGGCGCAAAAGGGCCGTCTCTCTGTTCACGCTGGCATTCTTCACGCTGCCACGCCTCTTCGCGATGTAGCAGTCGAGGTCGGCAAGGGTAATGTCGTGCAGCGGCCGCGTGGGGCCCAGCCCCTGAGCGAGATTGTCCAGCTGATAGAAGATGGTCTTGGCGCTGCGCAGGTGCTGTCCCTTGGCGAGATACCAGGCGCCGCAAGCATCATCGATCGCGATAGTCGGCTTCGCATCCTCGCCTAGCGCCGCTTTCCGCCGGACTTCGGACTGGAACCGTTCTGCGTCGCGCTTCGACGTGCATCCCGTAGAGCCGTGATGCCGATGACCTTTGAATCGGAAGTCGTAGTGCCAGTATTTGCTTTTCGCGGGTTTGTAGAGCGACATGGCGGTTCATCCTGGCAGCGCTGCTTTTCGATGTATTCGGCGAGATCGTCCGGAGAGTATGCGATTCTGCGCGGCGACTGCCGAATGTAGCGTATCATTCCCTTGCTTCGCAGGTCGCGCAAGGTGCGGGGCGATAGGCGCAGAGCTTCGGCCGCCTCGTCCTCGGTCAGCAGCTGGGGGAGGTTCGCCGGCGCGTTCACTGCAGCACCCTTCCCAGGCCGACCCTGCCGGCCTCCGGATAGTCGACGAGGCCCAAGGTGCGGAGCCGGCCAAGATCATTCGCGAAGCTCGAGGACGAAGGCGACATTGCGGCACGGTTGGCGAGGTCGTTGCGGTATTGGTCGCCGCTCTCCCACAAGGCGTCGAGAATGCGGCAATGCCGTGGCTCTAGGCGCCGCTTGATGAGTTCGAAAAGGGCTACTCGGCTCGGGGCCTCTTTCGGCCAGTTCGCTGTCGCCGCGCCGCTTTGAGTGAGGGCCACCATCCCTTGCGACGGATAGTCGATCAGGCCCTTCGTTCGCATCGCGCCGAGATCGTTCGCGTAGCTTGAGATCTTGGGGGAAATGTCGGCCAGCCAAGCGACGATGTTCCGCTCCACCGTGTCACGCTTCAAGAGACGCTGGGCCCAAGCGATCCCGTCGAGAATGCGCTGCCAGCGCGGCGGATAGTCCCCTGCGGGGGCAGTCCCAACCTGCCGGCCCTGTACCTGTTCCTCGGTATCTGCCCGCCCCTCCGGGGTCGATGGCATACGCAGACGCGAAGTCATTGCGGCGGTGCCGGGTTCCTTCTCCGTCGATTCGGAGTTGCCCGCAGGAGCTTCTTCGAGCGCCGGCCTGATCCGCTGGAAATCAGCGAATGCCTGACCGATGATGTCGCGCAGCGCGCGGTTCTCAGCCGTGAGTGCGTCGATCTGCTGCTGGCCGACGCCGCGCTCGATTATCAATTCGTCACGCTCGGTCTCGAGATCGGCCACCCGCCGTTTAAGATTTGCGACCTCGTCAGAGGTGGCAGATGTTAAACGCTCGCCACCGGGATCCTCGACCTTCGGCGGCGCCAACTGCTTTGCTATCGCGCCCAGGTCGATCTGCGCCAGCATCTTCGGCTCGGCGACACTCTCCCCGGGCTCAGGCGTCCGGCTGCTGTCGAAGGTACGCGGCATCTGCGATATGCCGCGATCGAGGATGCCGAGCCGCGGACTGTAAACCCACCGTTCGCCCCGGGCGAGGCCGGCCAGGCTCTCCATGACGGTCGCCATCGTCGCCTTGTCGGCGTTGGCCCTGAGATATGCCTTCACGGCATCCTGATCGGCCGGAGCAATCAGCTGGTGCGCGATCACCGTCTGCATCTGCGAGATTACCGACTTGGCAATGTCCGCCGGGCGCTGCGTGATGGCGGTGAGCACGAAGCCCTGCACCCGGCCGCGCTTGGCGATCCATTCCATCTGGCGCTTCGCGGCCTCGCCCGCCTTGCTGGGGCTGGTCTGCGGCGCGAACTCGTCGGCCTCGTCGACGACCAGGTGAAAGTTGCCGCGCGGCTTCTTGCGGAGCGCGGCGACCATCCAGTGAACGAACTCCTGCTGTTCGTCGCTATCCATGAGCGAGAGGTCGACGATCGCGGAGACGCCGCTCGCGATAATCTCGCCGATCTTCCCGCCTTGTTCGTGCGAGATTGGAACGTCGCCGTTTGCCCCGCCGAAGATCGGAATGGGGAAGCCGGGATCCTCGCCATTGGCCGCCGAGCGCAGGCCGTGCCAGACGCCCGTTGGATCGACGATGCAGGTATGCCGCCCGGCCTCGAGCAGTTGCTCGACCTGGTCCTTGGCGGTGACCGTCTTGCCTGCGCCCGATGCGCCGACGACGAGGGTGTGCGTGTCGAGGATCGCGACGTCCGCCGCCTCTCGGGCTTCCTGCGATACCTCAGCCATGCTGGCCTCCATTGGGCGCATCCTGGCGGACCGCGCTGGCGGGGCTTTGCCCCTGAGCCTCCTGCGAAGTCTCAGCCGTTCCGGCGCTCATCGCTTGCGCGGGAAAGCGCCACCAACCTTGTTTGCCCTTTGCTTGGATCGGCTCGCGCAACAGGTCGGCCCGCATCACGGGCCATGCCCACCGACCGTCGCCCCAATCGCCCGCGGCTATCTCGCTTTCGGGCTGGTGCGCGCGTTCGTCTTCGGTGCGACGGGCGCGGGCGAACTCGACAACACCGATGATCGCACCGCGCGGCAGACTGTGATTGTAGGCGCAGCCGAACATGTCGTAGCAGAGGTCGTGCAGCATGGGGGTGATCGCACTATCGGGCGCAAAGCGTTGTGTTGCGTGGATGGCTATCGGCTTTCCGATCAGGCGCTCAGGCAGGCGAAACCTGCGCGTCTCAAACGCCTTGGCGAAGTCGCCTACACTGCTATCCCAAGCGAACAGGAGTGAGGCGTAAGGCTGCCACATCGAGATAACAGGCATATCCGAGCTAGGGACGGAAGCCCGAAGGGCGGAGACGCTTGCGGCTCCGTTCACGACGGCCCGGTCCGAAGGAAGCGCCCCCACTTTGTTGCTGTCATTCTGTTCCATCGGTCTTGCTCCCAAGGGCTGCGAGGGCGTCCAGTTCGGCAAGCTGCCACGCGGCGATTGTGAAAGTCTCTTGCCCTTCGTATCGTTCGATGTGCTGCACCACGCGGCGCACCCGCTCCACCAGCCCATCATCCGGCGCGGAAGCAAGGCGTGCGTCGATGTGGGCAAGGGCTTCGGTGACAAGCGGCAATGCTTGGTCAAGATATGCCTCGCTCCAATTGTAGCCGCGCGAGTTGATCTCGGGCGCTACCGAATAGGCGGCTCCTTTGACTGCTCGCAGCGCCTCCCGCAGCACTTCATCGCTGGCGGGCTGGCGCTGGTTCCATGCGGCGATGGCTTCGGCTTTGACGGCCATCCTTGCGCGGGCGTGGGCTTTGCACTTTGAACAGCGGACCTGATGCCTCTCATAAGGCCAGTCCCACGACCGTAGTTCAGCTGCCCCGCTACAGAACGGACACGCCGCAAGCTGTTCATCCTTGGTCATTGCTTTGCTCCTGAATGTGGGCGCGGACGGGCTGCCAGCAAATGCAGCCTTCGCCGTCACCCGCGTTCATGGTTTGGCGGTTAGGAATGAAAGACGCCGGGAGGTCCATGACCGCATCTGCGGCGCAGGTTGTGTTGACAGGCCATCCCCTGTATCGCGGGTAGAAGTTGGCACCCCAAAGGCGGCAATTGCCGCACCGCCGCTGCGCCTCAGTCAGCCCCTTCGCTATCCTCTCAACATCACCCATGATCGGCCTCGCTGGCATGGGCGCGGAGGGCGGCGGCGGTTAGGGCGAGTGCGGGAGTGGCGGCTGCTCCGTTCATACGCCTTGCCGGGATATGACTGCCGCCGCGAAACCAGTAGAGGTTCGCATTGCCAAAACGGCTGTCTGCTGTGCGCACGATATTGACGCTCCACCCCTCCGGCACCAATTGCATCGCTGCGTTGAGCGAGGCGGTGTAGGCGGGGGCCTTGATCGGATTGACGTACTGCTTGCTCCCCACGCACCAGCCTCCCGGAGCGGCAATGGGATTGCCCCCCGCGCGGTCGACGGCGATGTGAATGAGCGCATCCAACTCCCGATCCGGCCCCGTCGCAGCCTCGACCTGTGCGGCCAGTGCTTCAAGTTCGGCTCGGTCGGTCATGGCCGGTTCCTCGCTCACGACAGCGCCCTTTCGTGAACTTCGCGGTTGTTCCTGGCCTGCCGGCTGCGCACCGCGGCAACGGCCATCAGCTCGGTGTTTTCGAGCGCGACGAAGTCGAAGCCTCCGCTGACCGTCTGCCCGCGCTTCACGACTTTCAGGCCGAGAAGATCGTTCAGAATGGGGGCCGTCTCGGGCACGCCGGGCAAGCTGATTTCGATGAGCATCAGGAGTTTCCTTCCTTGTCGATATTGCCGCGATGGACGGTGAAGGTGACGGCGACGATGTCAGCCAAAACAGCCCCCTATTCCGAGCAATGCCGCCCAAGCGAGCAGCGAAACCGTGACGCCGATCACGGCGCCGGACACAAAAGCGCGAACCTCGGTATCCTCGCGCCGGAACCTCTCGCGCAGCGCGTCATCGTCGATCTGCAGGGCCTCGGCTCCGCGTGGATCGCCCGGGACGTAGGGCCGCACGCCGGGTTCGAAGCGAAAGCCGTTCACGATGACGGGCGCGTGCGGATCGAAGCGCGGATCGGGCGTGGTGAGCGAGAATGCGGAGCTCATGCCTGCGCCCTCGCCTTGCTCGCCAGCGCCAGCCTGAACCGGCGGCAGGGCTTGAACCCCGGCATGGTGTCGGGCGGCAGGGTGCAAGCGCCTTCGCCGCCTTCGTGGTCGTGCCGGTAGTCGCCACATTCGCAGATATCGAAAGGGCTGCGCGCTGCGGCCAGCGGGGCGCGGGGCGCGGGGATCGTGCCGGTGCCGCTCATCGGACCGGCATCCCGTTGTGCTCGACGCCGTCGAGCAGCCGCCCGGCGCGCTTCTTGCCGAGACGATAGACGAGATCAGTCGAGTGCTGCGTGAAGCTATACCCGCGAAGCCGAAGGGCGCCAGCATCGTTGGCGAAGGTCGTGTAGCGGTTCATCCAGTCGCGCACGTCACCTTTGCGGGTCGTTACCGGACCATCCGTCACCGCAGGCTCGCCATCGAGGCGAAGGGCATCGAGAGGCGCCCACTCCCCCCACTGCTTGAAGAAATAGGCGATACCGTTCGCGGCGCAGAAATCGCGCGCCGATCTATGCCAGTCGGGATGGCTCGGCCGTGCCTTCGGTCCGCTCTCGCCGCCGCTGATGATTTGGTGGACGAACTCCCATCCGCGCCAATCGACGGGGCCCAGCGCAGGCTCATAGCTGACGAACTTGATCGCGGCGGGCGTAGCGGCGAAGTCCTCGCGGCGCTCGTCGGCGCGCTGCTGGTCCTCGACCGAGACGCCCAGCCAGACGTTCGGGAGGGGCCAGCGATCCGGCGAGAATACCGGCATCCCGCTCGGGTTCATATCCGGCCCTCCGCTGGCCGGTTTGCCGTCGCGAGTGACGTAGCCATCCCACGCTGGCGCAGCCTTGAAGCTCGATAGGTATTCTCGCATCCGCCCAGCGCGCTTGGTCAGCACCTGGAATGTGTGTTTTCGGCTCTGTGCCATCACCACGAACACCCGGTCGATCCATTCGTCGGGCACGCTCTCGTGGAACAGGTCGCCGTGCGCGCAGACGAAGATCAGCCGCGGCGCGCGCCAGCGCAGGGGCTGGTCGAGCCATTGCTCGTTGAAGCGAACCTTGCCAGTCCAGACCGGCCCAGCCTTCGTGTCCTGCGTCAGTCCGGAGCGCGACGGATGGTTGCGCAGCCGCGTGCCAGCCAGCTTCATCGCGTAGCAGTTCGTGCAACCCGGCGAGTGCACGGAGCATCCGTTGACGATGTTCCAGGTTGCCTCGGTCCATTCGATCTTCGTCTTGTCAGCCATCAGTCAGCGAGCCTCCACTCAACAATATCGAAGTTGCGCGACCGTCTGCCCTCCCGCGTGAGCGACCAGCGGCAAGCGCCGCGCCCATCGGCAGGCCAGCTTTCCACGGGAACGAGACCGTTTCTGAGGCGAACGCGGACGCGCTTGCCTTCGGCCTCGGGCGGCATGTGGCCCTCGTTGCGTTGCCAGGGCACGTCACGCCGCCCTCGCCTGCC is from Croceibacterium aestuarii and encodes:
- a CDS encoding polysaccharide deacetylase family protein: MHAITDPPSPGSHARFDAQFGRRFILTVDTEEEFDWSKPLAREGHTLDHLTRLAKFQTFCEALDVVPIYLVDWPIATSKLAAEILRPSVLAGKAEVGVQLHPWVNPPYDEEVTPANSFAGNLPRELEAAKLGNLRDRIEQAFGTAPLIYRAGRYGTGPNTAQILSDEGIAIDTSVRANFDYSAGAGPDYSRHPLSPYWLDGERTLLELPLTTVYWGMLRRQGRALYPLSQRVPHLPGVLSRLGLLERISLTPEGVGIDEAIRAIDIAVDDGLPLLVFSFHSPSLQPGHTPYVRSDRDLDALYGWFREAFAYCERCGVAPTSVGGIMQSVMR
- a CDS encoding tyrosine-type recombinase/integrase, giving the protein MSLYKPAKSKYWHYDFRFKGHRHHGSTGCTSKRDAERFQSEVRRKAALGEDAKPTIAIDDACGAWYLAKGQHLRSAKTIFYQLDNLAQGLGPTRPLHDITLADLDCYIAKRRGSVKNASVNRETALLRRVIEWHEARDFEAPSIKWKEVKLREPKPVTRTLSAEEEHRLFAALPESLKPIVRFALLSGQRKSEIVTLRWSDVDLAQARATVWAKGGRRHTFPLTPQLIAMIANQPKACAQVFTYVAERSAPRRDDRPQRVKGQRYPFSRQGWDRKWRKALKEAGIEGYRFHDNRHTAATRTGSIEAANQLLGHSDYRTTQRYFHPGEDSVREAMIAAESRNSPEPLDESAENTRKAANDE
- a CDS encoding ATP-binding protein gives rise to the protein MAEVSQEAREAADVAILDTHTLVVGASGAGKTVTAKDQVEQLLEAGRHTCIVDPTGVWHGLRSAANGEDPGFPIPIFGGANGDVPISHEQGGKIGEIIASGVSAIVDLSLMDSDEQQEFVHWMVAALRKKPRGNFHLVVDEADEFAPQTSPSKAGEAAKRQMEWIAKRGRVQGFVLTAITQRPADIAKSVISQMQTVIAHQLIAPADQDAVKAYLRANADKATMATVMESLAGLARGERWVYSPRLGILDRGISQMPRTFDSSRTPEPGESVAEPKMLAQIDLGAIAKQLAPPKVEDPGGERLTSATSDEVANLKRRVADLETERDELIIERGVGQQQIDALTAENRALRDIIGQAFADFQRIRPALEEAPAGNSESTEKEPGTAAMTSRLRMPSTPEGRADTEEQVQGRQVGTAPAGDYPPRWQRILDGIAWAQRLLKRDTVERNIVAWLADISPKISSYANDLGAMRTKGLIDYPSQGMVALTQSGAATANWPKEAPSRVALFELIKRRLEPRHCRILDALWESGDQYRNDLANRAAMSPSSSSFANDLGRLRTLGLVDYPEAGRVGLGRVLQ
- a CDS encoding Lar family restriction alleviation protein, with the translated sequence MTKDEQLAACPFCSGAAELRSWDWPYERHQVRCSKCKAHARARMAVKAEAIAAWNQRQPASDEVLREALRAVKGAAYSVAPEINSRGYNWSEAYLDQALPLVTEALAHIDARLASAPDDGLVERVRRVVQHIERYEGQETFTIAAWQLAELDALAALGSKTDGTE
- a CDS encoding phage Gp37/Gp68 family protein, translated to MADKTKIEWTEATWNIVNGCSVHSPGCTNCYAMKLAGTRLRNHPSRSGLTQDTKAGPVWTGKVRFNEQWLDQPLRWRAPRLIFVCAHGDLFHESVPDEWIDRVFVVMAQSRKHTFQVLTKRAGRMREYLSSFKAAPAWDGYVTRDGKPASGGPDMNPSGMPVFSPDRWPLPNVWLGVSVEDQQRADERREDFAATPAAIKFVSYEPALGPVDWRGWEFVHQIISGGESGPKARPSHPDWHRSARDFCAANGIAYFFKQWGEWAPLDALRLDGEPAVTDGPVTTRKGDVRDWMNRYTTFANDAGALRLRGYSFTQHSTDLVYRLGKKRAGRLLDGVEHNGMPVR